Sequence from the Qipengyuania pelagi genome:
ATCGCCTTCGAACAGGTAGATGCCCTTGCCGGACACATGGCTGTAGCGCGAGGCGCTGGAGATGCGGAACGAGAGGTCGGGCATCGCGACATAGGCGCGCCCTTCGGCATCGCCGGGGAGCGCGCATTGATAGCGACCCTGCGGCACCACCCCGATATCGTGGGCCGCGACCGGGCTGGCGGAGGGGAGGAAACTCGCGCAAAGGGCCAGAATGGAGGCGA
This genomic interval carries:
- a CDS encoding elongation factor P; this translates as MLYIAGMTVRAFASILALCASFLPSASPVAAHDIGVVPQGRYQCALPGDAEGRAYVAMPDLSFRISSASRYSHVSGKGIYLFEGDTLVFTRGPLKDMRLRRIPGGLFQQVKSDGTLGRVRCNRIAR